The genomic interval AGCAGCAAATCGCCAGCTTGTAGAGTGCATCCGCATTAGTCTTGCCAGCCTCCATCGAACGCTCCAAATATAGCCTCGCATCCGCATACAACTCCAGCTCATAAAGCAGACTTCCGCATGCCAAAGCCAAATGGTGCTGTTCATTCATCGGATAATAGCTCGCCCACATCATTTGCATGCCCCGCCGAAGATCATCGGCTTCTTCGTCGCTGCTATCTGGCAGCAGCGACTGTATGCGCTCAGCGCTTTGAATGAACAATTGCGCATCGTAGCGGCTGAGTCGCCAGAAAGGTAAAATAGAATAAAGCTCTAGCGACTCCAAATGCTCATCAAACCATAACTTCAAGCTAAAGAAATCATCCGGTCCAAAACGTTCAACAAAACGACGATAAGCTAAGCGTGTGTTCGCATAGGTCGCTGGCTTCTCCAGCATGATGATGCAGCCGACATTCAAATTTTTATAATGATGGTTAGTAAAATAGGACAATGCGCCTTTTTGTTCAAAAACATGCTGTATAGCATGATAATTGGCCGTGAGCGAAAAGCTGCCGTGATGAATCAGCTCGGGCGGCTCAGCAAATGCCCAGTTCTCCATTCGGTGATCGCCTTTATCGGCTGTAAGCAGCACAAATCCCGCTTGTGATAACCGTCCAAGCCGTTCAAGACAATCCATCCCAATCTCCGGGAAGAGGATATGCGAATCCTCAAGCTGCTGCTTATACAGCTCAATCACATTCCGATAAGGATACGATTGCTCTTCATACTCGGCTGCTCTTCGGTAATGATACTCGGGTTCTATGCTCACCAGCATGTCCGATACATCTCTGCCATCCTCCTCAGCAGCAGGTACCGCGAAGGACACTTTACATTCAAAAGTATGACCTTCATCCACATAAATGAGCTCCTGCGGAATGCTGTCAAAAAAATAATTGGCAACAAGCAGCAGCGGCTCCTTCAGGTCTGCCTGCTTTATCGTGACGCTCGATTCCGTCAATCGAAGCTCTGTATCACGTACCGCGTCAAACTTAGCGAAATCGAGTATTCCTTGCTGGACAAATGGCTGTAAGCGTTCATGCTGCTGCCAATAGGCAATATTTTTGACTGGCAAATCACTCATGATGTAACGAAACGGCGGAAGCTCCATACCTGCAAAATCTATCAACTCACATAATGCCGTCAACACTTGAAAGGCTAGTCTACCCGAGCCTGCTCCAAGCTCAAGGATCGTAATCGGTTCCTCCGATATGCCGCCTAACCTTGCTCTATCCTGTAAAAACCCAAATATGATCTCCGCATAAGCAGACGCGATCACAGGATTGTTCGTAATGTACTGCGGCACTTCATCATTTTGCCACGCCTCGATGCCCTGCTCTTCAAAATAAGCGCGCTGCAGCTCCCAAATCGGCGCTTCGCTAAATCGGTAAATCGGCTGATCGCTATTATTCATTCTTTTAAACCTACTTTGCTTAATATAATAAAAGAATTAATCTGGCCTTATCCAAATATCCTAGGTCAAATCCATCCGCTTTAAACCTAGCATCTG from Paenibacillus sp. FSL K6-3182 carries:
- a CDS encoding SAM-dependent methyltransferase, which encodes MNNSDQPIYRFSEAPIWELQRAYFEEQGIEAWQNDEVPQYITNNPVIASAYAEIIFGFLQDRARLGGISEEPITILELGAGSGRLAFQVLTALCELIDFAGMELPPFRYIMSDLPVKNIAYWQQHERLQPFVQQGILDFAKFDAVRDTELRLTESSVTIKQADLKEPLLLVANYFFDSIPQELIYVDEGHTFECKVSFAVPAAEEDGRDVSDMLVSIEPEYHYRRAAEYEEQSYPYRNVIELYKQQLEDSHILFPEIGMDCLERLGRLSQAGFVLLTADKGDHRMENWAFAEPPELIHHGSFSLTANYHAIQHVFEQKGALSYFTNHHYKNLNVGCIIMLEKPATYANTRLAYRRFVERFGPDDFFSLKLWFDEHLESLELYSILPFWRLSRYDAQLFIQSAERIQSLLPDSSDEEADDLRRGMQMMWASYYPMNEQHHLALACGSLLYELELYADARLYLERSMEAGKTNADALYKLAICCYEEGEEPEALQYAHQVLAMEPEHEEAKSLLTAINRRSSLFQCSSHVELA